A genomic window from Sulfurospirillum diekertiae includes:
- the ffh gene encoding signal recognition particle protein → MLEVLTDSFRSAINKIRFSDDEKSLKSALENLKKALLKADVHHKIVRDLVRQVELETKAKGIGQVNFLRSLKTNLTTILTVPGRQGFVFASKPPTTVLMVGLQGSGKTTTTVKLANYLKIKQKKVLVVACDLQRLAAVEQLRQLCSANEIDLYSEEANANPVAIAKNAMKKAKEGLYDVVLIDTAGRLAIDAELMDQLEAIKKEVTPDEIFYVADSMTGQDAVKSAVTFHEKITLSGVILSKFDGDGKGGVALGIAEQTNVPLRFIGVGEKVADLEHFIPERIVSRLMGEGDLETLAEKTSSIIDEKQAKALTKKIKKGEFNFNDFLEQMEQMKKLGSMKSLIGMIPGLSQMAGQLKDVDMENSVEMKRIRAMIGSMTKKEREDPELLNNSRKRRIAEGSGLSQVEVNRFLKQFANAAKMAKKFSGKKGMQDLQNMLSQSKHAHLR, encoded by the coding sequence GTGCTAGAGGTTTTAACCGATTCGTTTCGATCAGCGATAAATAAAATACGTTTCAGTGATGATGAAAAGTCTTTAAAAAGTGCATTAGAGAACCTTAAAAAAGCGCTTCTCAAAGCCGATGTTCACCATAAAATTGTACGTGATTTAGTGCGCCAAGTTGAACTGGAAACGAAAGCAAAAGGAATTGGCCAAGTCAATTTTTTACGCTCTTTAAAAACAAATTTAACGACGATCTTAACCGTTCCTGGTAGACAAGGATTTGTTTTTGCATCCAAGCCTCCAACCACTGTATTGATGGTGGGTTTGCAAGGAAGTGGTAAAACAACAACAACAGTCAAATTAGCAAATTATCTCAAAATAAAACAAAAAAAAGTTTTAGTCGTTGCCTGTGACTTACAACGTTTAGCGGCAGTTGAGCAGTTACGCCAACTCTGTTCTGCTAATGAAATTGATCTTTACTCTGAAGAGGCAAATGCCAATCCTGTTGCCATTGCAAAAAATGCAATGAAAAAAGCAAAAGAGGGTTTGTATGATGTCGTTTTAATCGATACAGCAGGCCGTCTAGCCATTGATGCCGAATTGATGGATCAGCTAGAAGCCATTAAAAAAGAAGTCACACCAGATGAAATCTTTTACGTAGCTGACTCTATGACAGGTCAAGATGCGGTCAAAAGTGCGGTAACGTTTCATGAAAAAATTACGCTCAGTGGTGTCATTTTAAGTAAGTTTGATGGTGATGGTAAGGGTGGTGTTGCTCTAGGAATTGCTGAGCAAACGAATGTGCCACTTCGCTTTATCGGTGTGGGTGAAAAAGTTGCGGATTTAGAGCATTTTATACCTGAACGTATTGTGAGCCGTTTGATGGGCGAGGGCGATCTTGAAACCTTAGCGGAAAAAACCAGTTCAATTATTGATGAGAAGCAAGCCAAAGCACTGACGAAGAAGATTAAAAAAGGTGAATTTAACTTCAACGACTTTTTAGAGCAGATGGAACAGATGAAAAAGTTGGGAAGCATGAAGTCTTTAATCGGGATGATTCCAGGACTTTCTCAGATGGCAGGACAACTCAAAGATGTTGATATGGAAAATTCGGTTGAGATGAAGCGCATTCGTGCGATGATCGGTTCAATGACGAAAAAAGAGCGTGAAGACCCAGAATTACTGAATAACAGTCGAAAAAGAAGAATTGCTGAAGGTTCAGGACTTTCTCAAGTAGAAGTGAATCGTTTTCTAAAGCAATTTGCAAATGCTGCAAAAATGGCGAAGAAGTTCTCCGGTAAAAAGGGAATGCAAGATCTTCAAAATATGCTTTCGCAAAGTAAACACGCACATCTTCGTTAA
- the waaA gene encoding lipid IV(A) 3-deoxy-D-manno-octulosonic acid transferase, which produces MIFFYYVLATLLYLLALPILIYLRFKPKYHDSIPARFFLKNNSRFAEEGVWFHACSFGEVRSLSPFIEKIEPSSVRISVITQTGFREASKYPLAQVRYLPFEIFLPFWIRKQKVLIVMEAELWPLLFIVAKAKGMKTVLLNARISDNSYASYVRFAWLYRWIFNSIDLIFAQSTEDEQRLKTLGAKVVQVCGNIKAFSRYEVSHVYPKQPHKRVVVLASTHEGEEELILSHLTLLPNDQLIVVPRHPERFAKVSKLLSAYADKVGKSFMCLSGHTTLDADIILCDKMGELINLYAIADVVFLGGSFVDGIGGHNPLEPAFFGTKLISGEFVFNQKVLFDAVTNAFTCKAEEIKNVFDSIETYPKSTIVHHGDIEPLLEQILGK; this is translated from the coding sequence TTGATTTTTTTTTATTATGTATTGGCAACGCTACTCTATCTTTTAGCGTTGCCAATACTTATTTACCTTCGTTTTAAGCCAAAATATCACGATTCAATTCCCGCACGTTTTTTTTTGAAAAACAATTCTCGCTTTGCAGAGGAAGGTGTTTGGTTTCATGCATGTTCATTTGGGGAAGTTCGGTCACTAAGTCCTTTTATTGAAAAAATTGAGCCTTCAAGTGTACGTATTAGTGTCATAACTCAAACGGGATTTAGAGAAGCTTCCAAATATCCATTAGCGCAAGTACGCTATTTGCCATTTGAAATATTCCTACCGTTTTGGATACGAAAACAAAAAGTATTGATCGTTATGGAAGCCGAACTTTGGCCACTTCTCTTTATTGTCGCCAAAGCAAAGGGAATGAAAACAGTTTTACTCAATGCCCGAATATCCGATAATTCTTATGCTTCCTATGTTCGTTTTGCTTGGTTGTATCGTTGGATTTTTAACTCAATAGATCTGATTTTTGCACAAAGTACTGAGGATGAGCAGAGATTGAAAACGCTTGGCGCTAAAGTCGTGCAGGTATGTGGCAATATTAAGGCGTTTAGTCGGTATGAAGTAAGCCATGTGTATCCAAAGCAACCTCATAAAAGAGTGGTTGTTCTTGCCAGTACCCATGAGGGCGAAGAAGAGTTGATTTTATCGCATCTTACATTGCTTCCCAATGATCAGCTCATTGTCGTGCCAAGGCACCCTGAGCGATTTGCAAAAGTAAGTAAACTTTTAAGTGCATATGCTGACAAAGTAGGTAAAAGTTTCATGTGTTTATCTGGGCACACTACGTTGGATGCCGATATCATTTTATGCGATAAAATGGGTGAACTTATTAACCTGTACGCCATTGCTGATGTTGTGTTCTTGGGCGGTTCTTTTGTGGATGGCATTGGTGGGCACAATCCACTAGAACCTGCATTTTTTGGGACAAAACTTATCAGCGGTGAGTTTGTTTTTAACCAAAAAGTGCTTTTTGATGCGGTGACAAATGCCTTTACATGTAAAGCTGAAGAGATAAAAAACGTTTTTGATAGTATTGAAACTTATCCCAAAAGTACTATCGTTCATCATGGCGATATAGAGCCACTATTAGAACAAATATTAGGAAAATAA
- a CDS encoding zinc ribbon domain-containing protein produces the protein MNKYLEQLIELSRLDKEIDDFGPRIAKVEKMLKLSLDKERDLKLQAESFQADIADAKLKKAKNESHLAELSAKLKDITKKSALVKTAKEVKALQLEEEISKEQCDFANDEINRLDKIVDLKQANIAALQEKIAEAVKEAEEIKTSIDSQIKTIEEERKNVYQAKEELVLQMSQKILTFYQKIRKWAQNSTVVPVKKQACYGCFMRMNDKTYASVLKQDDIITCPHCGRILYKEIEEIKA, from the coding sequence ATGAATAAGTATTTAGAACAGTTAATTGAGCTTTCCAGGTTAGACAAAGAGATCGACGATTTTGGTCCACGTATTGCCAAAGTTGAGAAAATGTTGAAACTTTCTTTAGATAAAGAGAGAGATTTAAAACTCCAAGCAGAGTCTTTCCAAGCGGACATTGCAGACGCTAAACTTAAAAAAGCAAAAAATGAATCCCATTTAGCAGAACTTTCCGCTAAACTTAAAGATATTACGAAAAAAAGCGCTTTGGTCAAAACAGCCAAAGAAGTGAAAGCACTTCAACTCGAAGAAGAAATTTCAAAAGAGCAGTGTGATTTTGCCAATGATGAAATTAATCGCCTAGATAAAATTGTTGATTTAAAACAAGCCAATATTGCGGCATTACAAGAAAAAATTGCAGAAGCTGTCAAAGAGGCAGAAGAGATTAAAACTTCAATTGATTCACAAATTAAAACGATTGAAGAAGAACGTAAAAATGTTTATCAAGCAAAAGAGGAATTGGTTTTACAAATGAGCCAAAAAATCTTGACTTTTTATCAAAAAATTAGAAAATGGGCTCAAAACAGTACGGTTGTACCTGTTAAAAAACAAGCATGTTATGGCTGTTTTATGCGAATGAATGATAAAACATATGCCAGCGTATTAAAGCAAGATGATATTATTACCTGTCCACATTGTGGTCGTATTTTATACAAAGAGATTGAGGAAATTAAGGCGTAA
- a CDS encoding RluA family pseudouridine synthase yields MEKAYKLLALQEGISNRAAKDLIDRGVVYSASKKVSVARGELPENTKFKVEKIAPIKVIFEDEFIMAVDKPAFMTSEEVAEIKKLPLLHRLDRETSGVLLLTKDDEFRIKAVNAFKKREVQKEYLAIVEAKIVEAVDINAPILTIKKGNTAYSKISDEGRDAISHVEPLMIEGKRSKIKVRIETGRTHQIRVHLKSIGASILGDTEYGGRPYKRLMLHASKIMLLGYIFQTKEPEDFIKFSI; encoded by the coding sequence ATGGAAAAAGCATATAAATTGTTAGCTCTACAAGAAGGCATCTCCAACCGTGCCGCCAAAGATCTCATCGATCGTGGTGTTGTATATTCCGCGAGCAAAAAAGTGAGTGTTGCACGTGGAGAGTTACCTGAAAACACTAAATTTAAAGTTGAAAAAATTGCACCTATCAAAGTTATTTTTGAAGATGAATTTATTATGGCGGTAGACAAACCTGCCTTCATGACCTCAGAAGAGGTTGCGGAGATTAAAAAATTACCATTATTGCATCGATTGGATCGAGAGACCAGTGGCGTTTTACTGTTAACCAAAGATGATGAGTTCCGTATAAAAGCAGTCAATGCGTTTAAAAAGCGTGAAGTTCAAAAAGAGTATTTAGCCATTGTTGAAGCCAAGATTGTTGAAGCTGTAGACATTAATGCTCCAATCTTGACTATTAAAAAAGGCAATACGGCTTACAGTAAAATCAGTGATGAAGGTAGAGATGCAATCAGTCACGTTGAGCCTTTGATGATTGAGGGAAAACGCTCTAAAATTAAAGTACGTATTGAAACAGGTCGAACCCATCAAATTAGGGTGCATCTTAAAAGTATTGGCGCTTCTATCTTGGGAGATACTGAATACGGTGGACGTCCATATAAACGTTTGATGTTACACGCTTCTAAAATCATGCTCTTAGGCTATATTTTTCAAACAAAAGAACCTGAAGATTTTATTAAATTTAGCATTTGA